One part of the Symphalangus syndactylus isolate Jambi chromosome 1, NHGRI_mSymSyn1-v2.1_pri, whole genome shotgun sequence genome encodes these proteins:
- the CDHR4 gene encoding cadherin-related family member 4 isoform X1, producing the protein MVLLRLLMFLFAPVVSDLCSLPCFINVSESQGPGTVLQFFSFNCSSYTPTPTLELLNVQPPATFFNPPSLARWQGTYVGKLTLSSSARLDALIVNHYKLQLKFTCGNHVTEGSLSVDVQQDLSHIQCAGQFASPAGEMIQVPETVTPGARLYTLLLPGLELHGAQMSIISAQDPPHFPGPFSINEQGWLQAPSQGLLGQAQKVFQLQISVSFGQRQSCQGMVMVKVLPVPSSQVSFPEQARNITIPENLAPGSEVVQVRARGVDLRYEILSPVPSPHFSIGRADGVVRTTTPLELARTQGTAVSRLQAKAFEQRQPWASAELNLTMNVQLVNLWPPRCLPALLVSQIPETAPVGTVLNTLTCEDPDSVGTTLDYKLWFRSSSNPASLCLYDRVLEVNATLDCDTPGTCFQHAASILVLDGGQPQMTTEVPVLVMVTPINEFSPACAPRTFRVQEDAAPHTLLGSVVGTDMDYPHDNIEYYTSGGPTNFAVDRLTGEVHLLGPLDYEQQRLYRLTVLLIDHGQDQNPNHHRSGSCTITIEVEDVNDHAPECEPPFQELAIYAPLGRSVEVTKVSCRIPQEPQRLTYSYSIVGGNRQNQFILQGATLVHSDLVLGPFWPEQPRTYELLIRVADAGPSPTHLSTTATIIVHLVPRRASTVATSTHRTTVPSTMTPMLITDTEAFWQPQPWFVVVLTATGALLLLALGWLLGRLLQGLAQLLQAPSKPAQALLLNSIQGTEGSIEGFMEAPKMEMSQAPSTVMSLQHFDGRAQDSRTGRDYLFNTHTGARRWL; encoded by the exons ATGGTGCTGCTCAGGCTCCTCATGTTCCTCTTTGCTCCGGTGGTCTCTG ACCTCTGCAGCCTGCCCTGCTTTATAAATGTCTCTGAGAGCCAGGGCCCTGGCACAGTCcttcagtttttctccttcaactGCTCCTCCTACACGCCCACACCCACCCTGGAGTTGCTCAATGTCCAGCCACCTGCTACCTTCTTCAACCCACCCAGCTTGGCCAGGTGGCAAGGGACCTATGTGGGCAAG TTGACCTTGAGCAGCTCTGCTCGGTTGGATGCCCTGATCGTGAACCACTACAAGCTGCAGCTGAAGTTCACATGTGGCAACCATGTGACAGAGGGCTCACTCTCTGTGGATGTGCAGCAGGACCTTAGCCATATCCAGTGTGCTGGTCAATTTGCCAGCCCAG CTGGGGAAATGATTCAGGTGCCAGAGACAGTCACACCTGGGGCTCGGCTGTACACTCTGCTCCTCCCAGGCCTAGAACTCCACGGAGCCCAG ATGAGCATTATCAGTGCCCAGGACCCGCCACACTTCCCTGGACCTTTCTCCATCAATGAGCAAGGTTGGCTGCAGGCACCATCCCAGGGCCTCCTAGGCCAGGCTCAAAAG GTcttccagctgcagatctcagtGTCCTTTGGTCAAAGGCAAAGCTGCCAAGGGATGGTGATGGTGAAGGTTTTGCCTGTTCCCTCCAGCCAGGTCTCCTTCCC CGAGCAGGCTCGGAATATCACCATCCCTGAGAACCTGGCCCCCGGTAGCGAGGTGGTTCAGGTCCGGGCCCGGGGTGTCGACCTGCGCTATGAAATCCTGTCTCCGGTGCCCAGCCCACACTTCTCCATCGGTCGTG CAGACGGTGTGGTCCGGACCACCACGCCCCTGGAGTTAGCTCGCACCCAAGGCACCGCGGTCTCCAGGCTGCAGGCGAAGGCCTTTGAGCAGCGCCAGCCATGGGCCAGTGCCGAGCTCAATCTCACCATGAATGTGCAGCTGGTCAACCTCTGGCCTCCACGCTGCCTCCCAGCACTTCTGGT GTCCCAAATCCCCGAGACTGCACCTGTGGGCACCGTGCTGAATACTCTCACTTGCGAAGATCCGGACTCTGTTGGCACCACCCTGGACTACAAGCTGTGGTTCCGCAGCTCTTCCAACCCTGCCAGCCTCTGCCTTTATGACAGAGTCCTTGAG GTGAATGCCACACTGGACTGTGACACTCCTGGAACCTGCTTCCAGCATGCAGCCTCCATCCTGGTGCTCGATGGTGGCCAGCCCCAGATGACCA CTGAGGTGCCGGTACTGGTGATGGTGACACCCATCAATGAGTTCTCCCCAGCCTGTGCCCCTCGCACGTTCCGGGTTCAGGAGGATGCGGCGCCCCACACTCTGCTGGGCTCTGTGGTGGGCACGGATATGGATTACCCTCATGACAACATTGAGTACTACACCTCTGGTGGTCCTACCAACTTTGCTGTGGACCGTCTCACCG GGGAAGTTCACCTCCTGGGACCTTTGGACTATGAGCAGCAGAGGCTGTACAGGCTCACTGTCCTTCTGATTGACCATGGCCAAGACCAGAACCCCAACCATCACCGCTCAGGCTCCTGTACCATTACCATCGAGGTTGAG GATGTGAACGACCATGCCCCCGAGTGTGAGCCCCCATTTCAGGAACTCGCCATCTATGCTCCTCTGGGCCGTAGCGTGGAGGTGACCAAGGTGTCATGCCGGATCCCTCAGGAGCCACAGCGCCTGACCTACTCCTATAGCATCGTGGGAG GGAATAGGCAGAACCAATTCATCCTGCAAGGGGCCACCCTGGTGCACAGTGACCTTGTGTTGGGGCCCTTCTGGCCAGAACAGCCCCGTACCTATGAGTTATTGATCCGTGTGGCCGATGcaggcccctcccccacccacctcagcaccACAGCCACCATTATTGTGCATCTAGTTCCCCGGAGGGCCAGCACAGTGGCCACCAGCACCCACAGAACCACA GTGCCCTCAACGATGACACCCATGCTCATCACAGACACAGAAGCTTTCTGGCAGCCACAGCCCTGGTTTGTGGTGGTATTGACAGCAACTGGTGCTCTTCTCCTCTTGGCCCTAGGCTGGCTTCTTGGCAGGCTCCTCCAGGG GTTGGCCCAGCTGCTGCAAGCACCCAGCAAACCAGCCCAGGCTTTGCTGCTAAACAG CATCCAGGGAACTGAGGGATCCATCGAGGGTTTCATGGAGGCACCAAAGATGGAGATGTCCCAGGCACCCAGCACTGTCATGAGTCTG cagCATTTTGATGGCAGAGCACAGGACTCCC GTACAGGAAGAGACTACCTGtttaacacacacacaggagCCCGGCGCTGGCTCTGA
- the CDHR4 gene encoding cadherin-related family member 4 isoform X3: MVLLRLLMFLFAPVVSDLCSLPCFINVSESQGPGTVLQFFSFNCSSYTPTPTLELLNVQPPATFFNPPSLARWQGTYVGKLTLSSSARLDALIVNHYKLQLKFTCGNHVTEGSLSVDVQQDLSHIQCAGQFASPAGEMIQVPETVTPGARLYTLLLPGLELHGAQMSIISAQDPPHFPGPFSINEQGWLQAPSQGLLGQAQKVFQLQISVSFGQRQSCQGMVMVKVLPVPSSQVSFPEQARNITIPENLAPGSEVVQVRARGVDLRYEILSPVPSPHFSIGRDGVVRTTTPLELARTQGTAVSRLQAKAFEQRQPWASAELNLTMNVQLVNLWPPRCLPALLVSQIPETAPVGTVLNTLTCEDPDSVGTTLDYKLWFRSSSNPASLCLYDRVLEVNATLDCDTPGTCFQHAASILVLDGGQPQMTTEVPVLVMVTPINEFSPACAPRTFRVQEDAAPHTLLGSVVGTDMDYPHDNIEYYTSGGPTNFAVDRLTGEVHLLGPLDYEQQRLYRLTVLLIDHGQDQNPNHHRSGSCTITIEVEDVNDHAPECEPPFQELAIYAPLGRSVEVTKVSCRIPQEPQRLTYSYSIVGGNRQNQFILQGATLVHSDLVLGPFWPEQPRTYELLIRVADAGPSPTHLSTTATIIVHLVPRRASTVATSTHRTTVPSTMTPMLITDTEAFWQPQPWFVVVLTATGALLLLALGWLLGRLLQGLAQLLQAPSKPAQALLLNSIQGTEGSIEGFMEAPKMEMSQAPSTVMSLQHFDGRAQDSRTGRDYLFNTHTGARRWL, from the exons ATGGTGCTGCTCAGGCTCCTCATGTTCCTCTTTGCTCCGGTGGTCTCTG ACCTCTGCAGCCTGCCCTGCTTTATAAATGTCTCTGAGAGCCAGGGCCCTGGCACAGTCcttcagtttttctccttcaactGCTCCTCCTACACGCCCACACCCACCCTGGAGTTGCTCAATGTCCAGCCACCTGCTACCTTCTTCAACCCACCCAGCTTGGCCAGGTGGCAAGGGACCTATGTGGGCAAG TTGACCTTGAGCAGCTCTGCTCGGTTGGATGCCCTGATCGTGAACCACTACAAGCTGCAGCTGAAGTTCACATGTGGCAACCATGTGACAGAGGGCTCACTCTCTGTGGATGTGCAGCAGGACCTTAGCCATATCCAGTGTGCTGGTCAATTTGCCAGCCCAG CTGGGGAAATGATTCAGGTGCCAGAGACAGTCACACCTGGGGCTCGGCTGTACACTCTGCTCCTCCCAGGCCTAGAACTCCACGGAGCCCAG ATGAGCATTATCAGTGCCCAGGACCCGCCACACTTCCCTGGACCTTTCTCCATCAATGAGCAAGGTTGGCTGCAGGCACCATCCCAGGGCCTCCTAGGCCAGGCTCAAAAG GTcttccagctgcagatctcagtGTCCTTTGGTCAAAGGCAAAGCTGCCAAGGGATGGTGATGGTGAAGGTTTTGCCTGTTCCCTCCAGCCAGGTCTCCTTCCC CGAGCAGGCTCGGAATATCACCATCCCTGAGAACCTGGCCCCCGGTAGCGAGGTGGTTCAGGTCCGGGCCCGGGGTGTCGACCTGCGCTATGAAATCCTGTCTCCGGTGCCCAGCCCACACTTCTCCATCGGTCGTG ACGGTGTGGTCCGGACCACCACGCCCCTGGAGTTAGCTCGCACCCAAGGCACCGCGGTCTCCAGGCTGCAGGCGAAGGCCTTTGAGCAGCGCCAGCCATGGGCCAGTGCCGAGCTCAATCTCACCATGAATGTGCAGCTGGTCAACCTCTGGCCTCCACGCTGCCTCCCAGCACTTCTGGT GTCCCAAATCCCCGAGACTGCACCTGTGGGCACCGTGCTGAATACTCTCACTTGCGAAGATCCGGACTCTGTTGGCACCACCCTGGACTACAAGCTGTGGTTCCGCAGCTCTTCCAACCCTGCCAGCCTCTGCCTTTATGACAGAGTCCTTGAG GTGAATGCCACACTGGACTGTGACACTCCTGGAACCTGCTTCCAGCATGCAGCCTCCATCCTGGTGCTCGATGGTGGCCAGCCCCAGATGACCA CTGAGGTGCCGGTACTGGTGATGGTGACACCCATCAATGAGTTCTCCCCAGCCTGTGCCCCTCGCACGTTCCGGGTTCAGGAGGATGCGGCGCCCCACACTCTGCTGGGCTCTGTGGTGGGCACGGATATGGATTACCCTCATGACAACATTGAGTACTACACCTCTGGTGGTCCTACCAACTTTGCTGTGGACCGTCTCACCG GGGAAGTTCACCTCCTGGGACCTTTGGACTATGAGCAGCAGAGGCTGTACAGGCTCACTGTCCTTCTGATTGACCATGGCCAAGACCAGAACCCCAACCATCACCGCTCAGGCTCCTGTACCATTACCATCGAGGTTGAG GATGTGAACGACCATGCCCCCGAGTGTGAGCCCCCATTTCAGGAACTCGCCATCTATGCTCCTCTGGGCCGTAGCGTGGAGGTGACCAAGGTGTCATGCCGGATCCCTCAGGAGCCACAGCGCCTGACCTACTCCTATAGCATCGTGGGAG GGAATAGGCAGAACCAATTCATCCTGCAAGGGGCCACCCTGGTGCACAGTGACCTTGTGTTGGGGCCCTTCTGGCCAGAACAGCCCCGTACCTATGAGTTATTGATCCGTGTGGCCGATGcaggcccctcccccacccacctcagcaccACAGCCACCATTATTGTGCATCTAGTTCCCCGGAGGGCCAGCACAGTGGCCACCAGCACCCACAGAACCACA GTGCCCTCAACGATGACACCCATGCTCATCACAGACACAGAAGCTTTCTGGCAGCCACAGCCCTGGTTTGTGGTGGTATTGACAGCAACTGGTGCTCTTCTCCTCTTGGCCCTAGGCTGGCTTCTTGGCAGGCTCCTCCAGGG GTTGGCCCAGCTGCTGCAAGCACCCAGCAAACCAGCCCAGGCTTTGCTGCTAAACAG CATCCAGGGAACTGAGGGATCCATCGAGGGTTTCATGGAGGCACCAAAGATGGAGATGTCCCAGGCACCCAGCACTGTCATGAGTCTG cagCATTTTGATGGCAGAGCACAGGACTCCC GTACAGGAAGAGACTACCTGtttaacacacacacaggagCCCGGCGCTGGCTCTGA
- the CDHR4 gene encoding cadherin-related family member 4 isoform X5 yields the protein MVLLRLLMFLFAPVVSDLCSLPCFINVSESQGPGTVLQFFSFNCSSYTPTPTLELLNVQPPATFFNPPSLARWQGTYVGKLTLSSSARLDALIVNHYKLQLKFTCGNHVTEGSLSVDVQQDLSHIQCAGQFASPAGEMIQVPETVTPGARLYTLLLPGLELHGAQMSIISAQDPPHFPGPFSINEQGWLQAPSQGLLGQAQKARNITIPENLAPGSEVVQVRARGVDLRYEILSPVPSPHFSIGRADGVVRTTTPLELARTQGTAVSRLQAKAFEQRQPWASAELNLTMNVQLVNLWPPRCLPALLVSQIPETAPVGTVLNTLTCEDPDSVGTTLDYKLWFRSSSNPASLCLYDRVLEVNATLDCDTPGTCFQHAASILVLDGGQPQMTTEVPVLVMVTPINEFSPACAPRTFRVQEDAAPHTLLGSVVGTDMDYPHDNIEYYTSGGPTNFAVDRLTGEVHLLGPLDYEQQRLYRLTVLLIDHGQDQNPNHHRSGSCTITIEVEDVNDHAPECEPPFQELAIYAPLGRSVEVTKVSCRIPQEPQRLTYSYSIVGGNRQNQFILQGATLVHSDLVLGPFWPEQPRTYELLIRVADAGPSPTHLSTTATIIVHLVPRRASTVATSTHRTTVPSTMTPMLITDTEAFWQPQPWFVVVLTATGALLLLALGWLLGRLLQGLAQLLQAPSKPAQALLLNSIQGTEGSIEGFMEAPKMEMSQAPSTVMSLQHFDGRAQDSRTGRDYLFNTHTGARRWL from the exons ATGGTGCTGCTCAGGCTCCTCATGTTCCTCTTTGCTCCGGTGGTCTCTG ACCTCTGCAGCCTGCCCTGCTTTATAAATGTCTCTGAGAGCCAGGGCCCTGGCACAGTCcttcagtttttctccttcaactGCTCCTCCTACACGCCCACACCCACCCTGGAGTTGCTCAATGTCCAGCCACCTGCTACCTTCTTCAACCCACCCAGCTTGGCCAGGTGGCAAGGGACCTATGTGGGCAAG TTGACCTTGAGCAGCTCTGCTCGGTTGGATGCCCTGATCGTGAACCACTACAAGCTGCAGCTGAAGTTCACATGTGGCAACCATGTGACAGAGGGCTCACTCTCTGTGGATGTGCAGCAGGACCTTAGCCATATCCAGTGTGCTGGTCAATTTGCCAGCCCAG CTGGGGAAATGATTCAGGTGCCAGAGACAGTCACACCTGGGGCTCGGCTGTACACTCTGCTCCTCCCAGGCCTAGAACTCCACGGAGCCCAG ATGAGCATTATCAGTGCCCAGGACCCGCCACACTTCCCTGGACCTTTCTCCATCAATGAGCAAGGTTGGCTGCAGGCACCATCCCAGGGCCTCCTAGGCCAGGCTCAAAAG GCTCGGAATATCACCATCCCTGAGAACCTGGCCCCCGGTAGCGAGGTGGTTCAGGTCCGGGCCCGGGGTGTCGACCTGCGCTATGAAATCCTGTCTCCGGTGCCCAGCCCACACTTCTCCATCGGTCGTG CAGACGGTGTGGTCCGGACCACCACGCCCCTGGAGTTAGCTCGCACCCAAGGCACCGCGGTCTCCAGGCTGCAGGCGAAGGCCTTTGAGCAGCGCCAGCCATGGGCCAGTGCCGAGCTCAATCTCACCATGAATGTGCAGCTGGTCAACCTCTGGCCTCCACGCTGCCTCCCAGCACTTCTGGT GTCCCAAATCCCCGAGACTGCACCTGTGGGCACCGTGCTGAATACTCTCACTTGCGAAGATCCGGACTCTGTTGGCACCACCCTGGACTACAAGCTGTGGTTCCGCAGCTCTTCCAACCCTGCCAGCCTCTGCCTTTATGACAGAGTCCTTGAG GTGAATGCCACACTGGACTGTGACACTCCTGGAACCTGCTTCCAGCATGCAGCCTCCATCCTGGTGCTCGATGGTGGCCAGCCCCAGATGACCA CTGAGGTGCCGGTACTGGTGATGGTGACACCCATCAATGAGTTCTCCCCAGCCTGTGCCCCTCGCACGTTCCGGGTTCAGGAGGATGCGGCGCCCCACACTCTGCTGGGCTCTGTGGTGGGCACGGATATGGATTACCCTCATGACAACATTGAGTACTACACCTCTGGTGGTCCTACCAACTTTGCTGTGGACCGTCTCACCG GGGAAGTTCACCTCCTGGGACCTTTGGACTATGAGCAGCAGAGGCTGTACAGGCTCACTGTCCTTCTGATTGACCATGGCCAAGACCAGAACCCCAACCATCACCGCTCAGGCTCCTGTACCATTACCATCGAGGTTGAG GATGTGAACGACCATGCCCCCGAGTGTGAGCCCCCATTTCAGGAACTCGCCATCTATGCTCCTCTGGGCCGTAGCGTGGAGGTGACCAAGGTGTCATGCCGGATCCCTCAGGAGCCACAGCGCCTGACCTACTCCTATAGCATCGTGGGAG GGAATAGGCAGAACCAATTCATCCTGCAAGGGGCCACCCTGGTGCACAGTGACCTTGTGTTGGGGCCCTTCTGGCCAGAACAGCCCCGTACCTATGAGTTATTGATCCGTGTGGCCGATGcaggcccctcccccacccacctcagcaccACAGCCACCATTATTGTGCATCTAGTTCCCCGGAGGGCCAGCACAGTGGCCACCAGCACCCACAGAACCACA GTGCCCTCAACGATGACACCCATGCTCATCACAGACACAGAAGCTTTCTGGCAGCCACAGCCCTGGTTTGTGGTGGTATTGACAGCAACTGGTGCTCTTCTCCTCTTGGCCCTAGGCTGGCTTCTTGGCAGGCTCCTCCAGGG GTTGGCCCAGCTGCTGCAAGCACCCAGCAAACCAGCCCAGGCTTTGCTGCTAAACAG CATCCAGGGAACTGAGGGATCCATCGAGGGTTTCATGGAGGCACCAAAGATGGAGATGTCCCAGGCACCCAGCACTGTCATGAGTCTG cagCATTTTGATGGCAGAGCACAGGACTCCC GTACAGGAAGAGACTACCTGtttaacacacacacaggagCCCGGCGCTGGCTCTGA